A single window of Undibacterium sp. 5I1 DNA harbors:
- the waaA gene encoding lipid IV(A) 3-deoxy-D-manno-octulosonic acid transferase: MRLLYSFVWFLSLPIVLLRLWVRGRQEPGYRQHIAERLGFYSSYRHQKTIWVHAVSAGETRAAEPLVRALLRRYPQHHLILSHMTPTGRATGAILFADIADRITQVFVPYDISFIVQRFLKHYSPSLCALIETEVWPNLVAQCKQAGVPVALVNARLSEKSLKKALKLSSLILPAAQAITCVAAQSGPDAARLNMLGVSNLSVTGNMKFDVTPPDHMAENGARLRHWLGDRQIFLCASTRDGEEELLLKAFVANRRRDKSNTLLVITPRHPQRFDQVATMLTQHGLSFVRRSSMDLTIQENPLSASVDVVLGDSMGEMYMYYAACDLAFVGGSLVNLGGHNLIEACAMAKPVLTGPYTFNFSEITEQAIAAKAAQRVANSEDSIQQAWALLDQPNTLNSMGQNAHAFFMQHQGATNRTMTMLENFINIS; the protein is encoded by the coding sequence ATGCGTCTTTTATATTCTTTTGTCTGGTTTTTATCTCTTCCGATTGTCTTATTACGACTCTGGGTAAGAGGCCGTCAAGAGCCTGGTTATCGCCAGCACATTGCTGAACGTCTAGGGTTTTATTCCAGCTATCGTCATCAAAAAACAATCTGGGTACACGCGGTATCTGCTGGCGAAACTCGTGCCGCAGAACCATTAGTGCGTGCTTTGCTACGACGTTACCCGCAACATCATCTTATTCTCAGTCATATGACGCCAACAGGTCGTGCCACCGGCGCGATTTTGTTTGCCGATATTGCCGACCGGATTACGCAAGTGTTTGTGCCGTATGACATTAGTTTTATCGTCCAGCGATTCTTAAAGCACTACTCCCCTTCTTTATGCGCATTGATAGAGACCGAAGTCTGGCCGAATCTGGTCGCCCAATGCAAGCAAGCTGGCGTACCAGTTGCGCTAGTCAATGCGCGGCTATCAGAAAAATCCTTGAAGAAAGCCTTAAAACTCTCTTCTCTGATTTTGCCAGCGGCACAAGCTATTACTTGCGTTGCCGCGCAGTCAGGGCCAGATGCCGCACGTTTAAACATGCTGGGAGTAAGTAACTTATCTGTTACCGGCAATATGAAATTTGATGTGACACCGCCAGATCATATGGCCGAGAATGGTGCAAGATTGCGTCATTGGCTAGGCGACCGCCAAATTTTTCTCTGTGCGAGCACCCGTGATGGCGAGGAAGAACTCTTACTCAAAGCCTTCGTCGCCAATCGACGACGCGACAAATCCAATACCTTACTCGTCATCACGCCACGCCACCCGCAACGTTTTGATCAGGTCGCCACCATGCTGACGCAGCATGGTCTTAGTTTTGTCCGCCGGTCCAGCATGGATTTAACGATACAAGAAAATCCCTTATCCGCCTCAGTGGATGTAGTACTAGGCGATAGTATGGGAGAAATGTATATGTATTACGCGGCTTGTGATCTGGCCTTTGTAGGCGGTAGCCTGGTCAATCTGGGCGGCCACAATTTAATTGAAGCCTGCGCCATGGCAAAACCCGTGCTAACAGGTCCATACACTTTTAATTTTTCAGAAATTACCGAACAGGCCATCGCCGCAAAAGCAGCGCAACGTGTAGCAAATTCTGAAGATTCAATTCAACAAGCTTGGGCATTATTAGATCAACCTAATACTCTCAACAGCATGGGACAAAACGCCCATGCTTTTTTCATGCAGCATCAGGGTGCGACTAATAGAACCATGACGATGCTAGAAAATTTTATCAACATTAGCTAA
- a CDS encoding DMT family transporter, which produces MMTSTRKNLDGFAVTTMIMLCICWGLQQVAVKIAVPIISSSMQLGLRSGLAAVLVLCLILVKRIPFSVRDGSFLPGMLAGSLFAAEFMCISIGLNYTSASHMSVFLYTAPIFTVIGLHWLIPSERMQASQWLGIISAFAGVAIAFSAAFQTNSHALSDILIGDAFGIAGGILWAATTVAIRRSKLSEAQPTTTLLYQLLGAAVLLLLFSALKGEFQAEKFYPQDWGISIWLNLLFQTIIIAFASYLTWFWLLRRYLASRLSVFSFLTPLFGVAAGVLLLDDPISPSFLLGAILVLVGIVLVNFRRN; this is translated from the coding sequence CTGATGACGTCCACCCGTAAAAATCTTGATGGCTTTGCCGTCACCACCATGATAATGCTTTGCATTTGTTGGGGCTTACAGCAAGTAGCGGTCAAAATCGCCGTCCCCATCATTAGTTCAAGCATGCAATTAGGCTTGCGTTCTGGCTTAGCGGCAGTCTTGGTTCTGTGTCTCATTCTGGTAAAGCGAATTCCATTTTCTGTGCGCGATGGTAGTTTTTTGCCGGGGATGCTGGCAGGCAGTTTGTTTGCTGCTGAGTTTATGTGTATCTCGATCGGTTTGAATTACACCTCGGCCTCTCATATGTCAGTTTTTTTATATACTGCACCGATTTTCACTGTGATTGGTTTGCATTGGCTGATTCCCTCTGAACGTATGCAGGCTAGCCAATGGCTGGGGATCATATCTGCGTTTGCGGGTGTTGCGATCGCGTTTTCAGCGGCATTTCAAACCAACTCGCATGCGCTGAGCGATATTTTGATCGGTGATGCTTTCGGTATCGCTGGCGGCATCTTGTGGGCGGCAACTACGGTAGCGATCCGTCGCTCTAAGCTATCGGAGGCGCAACCGACTACAACGTTGCTATATCAGTTGTTGGGAGCGGCAGTCCTACTGCTACTGTTCTCTGCGCTTAAAGGTGAGTTTCAGGCGGAAAAATTCTACCCGCAAGACTGGGGGATCAGCATCTGGCTAAACCTCCTTTTTCAAACCATTATTATCGCTTTTGCTAGCTATCTAACCTGGTTTTGGTTGTTGCGCCGCTATTTGGCATCTCGTTTGTCGGTGTTCTCATTTTTAACTCCGCTATTTGGCGTAGCGGCTGGCGTGCTGTTATTAGATGACCCGATTAGTCCGAGCTTTTTGCTGGGCGCAATACTGGTGTTAGTAGGCATTGTGTTGGTCAATTTTCGCCGAAACTGA
- a CDS encoding transporter substrate-binding domain-containing protein, which translates to MLTKNTNNLFRSPYGWLLSLCVLILGFVTNVYASDRDVTLLIEDIVDDKGRSVPQPAATLKQLDYIEHEADLNFNLQRYPWRRALQSVDNGEGLIFGISKTAVRQRKLHFSIGVYTSYIFLVTRSDNQFKLSTVNDLKGKTLSIPSGTEFGDEFDRLKDHLFKVELDSGSPISRFNKLFYKRMDAILVSTRRRDPKVIEEKI; encoded by the coding sequence TTGCTTACTAAAAATACAAATAATTTATTCAGATCACCATATGGCTGGCTGCTAAGTCTTTGCGTGCTGATTTTAGGTTTTGTGACCAATGTCTATGCATCTGATCGGGATGTTACCCTGCTGATAGAAGACATTGTGGATGATAAAGGTCGATCTGTTCCTCAGCCTGCGGCAACTTTAAAGCAGCTTGATTACATTGAGCACGAAGCTGATTTAAATTTCAACCTACAACGTTACCCTTGGCGTAGGGCGCTGCAAAGTGTCGATAATGGCGAGGGACTGATATTCGGTATTTCTAAGACGGCCGTACGACAGAGAAAATTGCATTTTTCAATTGGTGTGTATACCAGCTATATATTTTTGGTGACGCGCAGTGATAACCAATTTAAGTTATCCACGGTCAATGATTTAAAAGGTAAGACTCTTAGCATTCCATCGGGGACAGAATTTGGCGATGAGTTTGATCGGTTGAAGGATCATTTATTTAAAGTCGAATTAGATAGCGGGTCACCGATCTCTCGGTTCAATAAATTGTTTTATAAGCGCATGGATGCGATCTTAGTGTCTACTCGTCGCAGGGATCCTAAAGTGATAGAAGAGAAGATTTAG
- a CDS encoding glycosyltransferase family 2 protein → MQDIPIPRDPKVTVIIVNWNGGDLLLRCLTDLLAQTYAPHEVIVIDNASTDGSGQAAAKQFSQIRVVDAGSNLGFAAGNNLAVSLASKESTWIALINPDAFPESDWLKALVDAAVSNPQFAIFGSRLMDANSPSLLDGIGDIYHMSGLPWREAHGQVLKASMLAQKEIFSTCAAAGLYRRDIFEEIGGFDEDYFCYLEDVDLGFRYQLLGHRCLYVPDSVANHVGSALTGKRSDFSIYHGHRNLVWTFVKNMPGVLFWPLLPLHLLLNLTSIIYFAAQGKGKVIYKAKFDAIKGLPDVWRKRKLIQAHRHTSIARLWGLINKNVAGNRK, encoded by the coding sequence ATGCAAGACATTCCGATACCACGCGATCCAAAGGTCACCGTCATCATCGTCAATTGGAACGGTGGCGATTTACTGCTTCGCTGTCTCACTGATTTGCTAGCGCAGACTTACGCTCCGCATGAAGTCATCGTGATCGATAACGCCAGTACAGATGGATCGGGTCAAGCGGCTGCAAAGCAGTTCTCGCAAATACGTGTGGTAGACGCTGGTAGTAATTTGGGATTTGCCGCCGGAAATAATCTGGCCGTCAGCTTGGCCAGTAAAGAGAGTACCTGGATTGCCCTGATTAATCCCGATGCTTTTCCTGAATCTGACTGGTTAAAAGCGTTGGTCGATGCGGCAGTGAGTAATCCACAGTTTGCCATCTTCGGTAGCCGTCTGATGGATGCTAATTCACCGAGTTTACTTGATGGGATTGGCGACATTTACCATATGAGCGGGCTGCCATGGCGCGAAGCTCACGGTCAAGTATTAAAGGCAAGTATGTTGGCGCAAAAGGAAATTTTTTCGACTTGTGCAGCCGCAGGCTTATATCGACGCGACATATTCGAAGAAATTGGGGGATTTGATGAAGATTACTTTTGTTATCTGGAAGATGTAGATCTTGGCTTTCGCTACCAATTGCTTGGTCACCGCTGTCTTTACGTGCCAGATTCAGTTGCAAACCATGTAGGCTCGGCATTGACGGGAAAACGTAGCGACTTCTCGATTTATCACGGTCATCGTAATCTCGTTTGGACCTTTGTAAAGAACATGCCAGGTGTCTTGTTTTGGCCTTTGCTACCGCTACATTTGCTACTCAACCTGACCAGTATTATTTACTTTGCAGCGCAGGGCAAAGGCAAAGTTATCTATAAAGCGAAATTCGATGCCATCAAAGGACTGCCAGATGTCTGGCGAAAACGTAAATTAATTCAAGCTCATCGCCACACGAGTATTGCCAGGTTATGGGGCTTAATCAATAAAAATGTAGCCGGTAATCGAAAGTAA